The Maridesulfovibrio frigidus DSM 17176 genome contains a region encoding:
- the trbJ gene encoding P-type conjugative transfer protein TrbJ: MKSTVIPILIVIYLAIATPSSAMTVTCLNCSDKILQMLERVTNIEGLATMYKTYAEEMMQTQQQIMMVRQNILEYSNMVKNTIRLPFAIKNSVIRDFKRLAQISQDLVTTVGDLEVMDGVYDAYYPDFDSAKKLTGLPNKEFGSQYREYWANWSKRVDDATKATFKVSGQQLKDIIDSDEFDSHIEELLSSPEGRMQALEAANQLSSVQIQEVRKLRALFATQIQNQALINEKDEKDDQVLRHDQDKFFKPQFGDLQMKDAGPEPLGF, from the coding sequence ATGAAATCGACAGTAATCCCCATTCTCATAGTTATCTATTTAGCAATAGCAACGCCATCGTCAGCGATGACAGTAACTTGCTTGAACTGTAGTGACAAAATCTTACAGATGCTTGAGCGAGTAACTAATATTGAAGGTCTTGCTACAATGTACAAAACTTATGCTGAAGAAATGATGCAGACTCAGCAACAAATCATGATGGTTCGGCAAAACATTCTAGAATATTCCAACATGGTAAAGAATACAATTCGCCTGCCATTTGCAATTAAAAATAGCGTTATCAGGGACTTCAAAAGGTTGGCTCAAATATCACAAGATCTAGTTACTACGGTAGGAGATCTTGAAGTTATGGATGGTGTCTATGATGCTTATTACCCAGACTTTGACTCTGCAAAAAAACTTACAGGGCTGCCAAATAAGGAATTTGGGTCTCAGTATAGGGAGTATTGGGCAAACTGGTCAAAGAGAGTTGATGACGCAACGAAAGCTACATTTAAAGTTTCAGGACAACAACTGAAGGACATTATTGATTCTGATGAATTCGACTCTCATATTGAAGAGCTACTGAGTTCTCCAGAAGGGCGGATGCAAGCGTTGGAAGCAGCAAACCAGCTTTCCAGCGTTCAAATACAAGAAGTTAGAAAGTTACGCGCTCTTTTTGCAACTCAGATCCAAAATCAAGCTTTGATTAACGAAAAAGATGAAAAGGATGATCAAGTGCTTCGGCACGATCAAGATAAGTTCTTTAAGCCTCAGTTCGGAGATTTACAAATGAAAGATGCAGGCCCTGAGCCTCTTGGGTTTTAG
- the trbL gene encoding P-type conjugative transfer protein TrbL, producing the protein MQITNKTLFLSSILTIFFILLIAVTASAQEAQPNGPITGILSQIAVQFHAKASQWSERLTHYALSLFKLLLTLDVCFLGIKSALKRTQLQDVIAEFIMLFLYAGIMLLILTHYTEWTNMMIRGLSGVGEELGAPPATAGSVFIAGIQIFDILLNSINYNVAKAIGIILIAIAICITFSLIAAQVIVIKCEGYIILNAGIILLGFGGSKITKDYAVNFIKYACSVAMKLFSIQLLLSLSIEFIASFRNTEATFSQTLVILGASIIILVLAMTIPDIISGLINGPLTTSGGALTSAVTAVSTGTNTALQGVKGTLGSAASAKDGVAAVREASGFADTAGMTGFGKLGHMATSGINAMRDGRSPSGAAKLGSSIKAQHEVFKMGKGGEGSGE; encoded by the coding sequence ATGCAAATCACAAACAAAACTCTCTTCTTGTCATCAATTTTGACAATATTTTTTATATTGCTGATTGCCGTTACGGCCTCCGCACAGGAGGCACAACCCAATGGGCCGATTACAGGAATATTATCTCAAATAGCGGTACAATTTCACGCCAAAGCGAGTCAATGGTCCGAACGTTTGACCCACTACGCATTAAGCCTGTTTAAATTACTTCTGACCTTGGATGTTTGTTTTCTGGGAATTAAAAGCGCGCTCAAAAGAACACAACTTCAAGATGTAATAGCCGAGTTTATAATGCTTTTTCTTTACGCTGGAATAATGCTCCTAATCCTCACTCATTATACTGAGTGGACAAATATGATGATTAGAGGCCTATCCGGAGTCGGGGAAGAACTTGGAGCACCACCGGCAACAGCGGGAAGTGTCTTTATCGCAGGAATCCAAATATTTGATATCCTTCTTAATAGCATTAATTACAACGTAGCTAAGGCTATCGGCATTATACTTATTGCAATCGCGATATGCATAACTTTTTCTTTAATAGCCGCCCAAGTTATTGTCATTAAATGTGAAGGTTACATCATATTAAATGCGGGTATTATTCTGCTTGGTTTTGGCGGATCTAAAATCACTAAAGATTATGCCGTTAATTTTATCAAATATGCTTGTTCAGTCGCAATGAAACTTTTTTCTATTCAGCTTCTACTGTCTTTAAGCATCGAGTTTATTGCCTCTTTCCGCAACACAGAAGCCACTTTCTCGCAAACCCTAGTGATACTAGGGGCATCAATCATAATTCTCGTCCTAGCCATGACCATTCCTGACATTATTTCTGGCCTTATCAACGGTCCACTCACCACTTCTGGCGGCGCCCTTACTTCAGCGGTCACAGCTGTAAGCACTGGTACAAATACTGCCCTTCAAGGAGTGAAAGGCACTCTTGGTAGCGCGGCATCAGCAAAAGATGGAGTTGCTGCCGTGCGAGAAGCCAGCGGCTTTGCCGACACAGCTGGGATGACTGGTTTTGGCAAGCTTGGTCATATGGCTACCTCTGGAATTAACGCCATGAGAGATGGCCGTAGCCCAAGTGGTGCTGCCAAATTAGGTAGCAGCATAAAAGCACAACATGAAGTTTTCAAAATGGGAAAAGGCGGTGAGGGATCAGGTGAGTAA
- the trbB gene encoding P-type conjugative transfer ATPase TrbB has product MMEDRLVNNLLHNMGTIIVQAMGDEKVVEIMANPDGNLWIERLGEGMKIVGKIEPAKVSMIISLVASSLDTTVTAEKAIVEGELPKAKPLNGSRFEGLYPPVVEAPSFTIRKKASQIFSLEDYVENGIMTLKVMESIKNAVSDKNNIVVVGGTGSGKTTLVNGIIKSISTISPSDRIVIIEDTAELQSHSRNTISLRSSDHISIKTLVRATMRLRPDRILVGEVRGGEALELLKSWNTGHPGGVATVHANSAAEGLLRIENLIAEVSTSPMPYLIGSTIDFLIYIRRTDEGRTISEVATVSGYDAIKQKYELEYIHNEKPFSNE; this is encoded by the coding sequence ATGATGGAAGACCGCCTTGTAAACAACCTCCTCCATAATATGGGGACAATCATCGTTCAAGCCATGGGAGATGAAAAAGTGGTTGAAATCATGGCCAACCCTGACGGGAATTTATGGATTGAACGACTTGGTGAAGGGATGAAGATTGTAGGAAAAATAGAACCCGCTAAAGTTTCCATGATCATTTCTCTGGTTGCCAGCTCCCTAGATACAACTGTGACTGCGGAGAAGGCTATAGTTGAAGGAGAGCTTCCCAAGGCTAAGCCACTCAATGGGAGTAGATTTGAGGGCCTTTATCCTCCAGTTGTGGAAGCTCCATCATTTACCATTCGTAAAAAAGCCAGCCAGATTTTCTCACTTGAAGACTATGTTGAAAATGGAATTATGACTCTTAAGGTCATGGAATCAATAAAAAATGCTGTAAGCGACAAAAATAACATAGTCGTTGTGGGCGGTACAGGATCAGGAAAAACCACACTGGTTAATGGTATAATCAAATCTATTTCAACAATTTCTCCTTCCGACCGTATTGTCATCATTGAGGACACCGCAGAATTGCAAAGTCACTCGCGCAACACAATTTCCCTCCGATCTTCAGACCACATATCCATTAAGACATTGGTCCGGGCGACAATGAGACTTCGCCCGGACCGGATACTTGTTGGAGAAGTCAGAGGTGGGGAAGCCCTTGAACTGCTCAAGAGCTGGAACACGGGCCACCCGGGAGGAGTTGCAACCGTTCATGCAAACTCCGCTGCTGAAGGACTGCTGCGCATTGAAAATCTTATAGCAGAGGTTTCCACGTCTCCCATGCCGTATTTAATAGGCTCAACCATAGATTTCCTAATCTATATCCGCCGCACGGACGAAGGTAGAACAATTTCAGAAGTAGCGACTGTTTCTGGCTATGACGCCATTAAACAAAAATATGAATTGGAGTACATCCACAATGAAAAGCCTTTTTCCAATGAATAA
- a CDS encoding TraK family protein → MSKKDRGYARVEYRANLREINNLIQAGYTKKAVFDQLSGEGKITMTYIHFCRFDRSGQSQSNKSSQLGVPACGTASATQAFPINSAGGGSSQVNPKNDSAFVHKKDVSEEELQEDLVG, encoded by the coding sequence ATGTCTAAAAAAGACCGAGGTTATGCACGAGTAGAATACAGAGCAAACCTACGTGAAATAAATAACCTCATCCAAGCAGGATACACCAAGAAGGCTGTTTTCGATCAACTGAGCGGTGAAGGTAAAATCACCATGACTTACATACATTTCTGCCGTTTTGACCGTTCAGGACAGAGCCAAAGCAATAAGTCCTCACAACTAGGTGTACCTGCCTGTGGAACCGCTTCCGCAACTCAAGCATTCCCTATCAACAGTGCCGGAGGCGGTTCTAGCCAGGTCAATCCAAAAAACGACTCGGCATTTGTTCATAAAAAAGACGTTAGTGAAGAAGAGCTTCAGGAAGATTTAGTAGGTTAA
- a CDS encoding helix-turn-helix domain-containing protein has product MKKDRTVTDDQLRAFLESLTRFKEGVGLGPNATQVQVADKLGIRQSSISDAKRRASMPSEWLLKALEVSGMNPKWIRSGEGAKFLVPSDDPECTVEEKKQDVNEVLEALKKHFPTGTTIEVNYKLTCVGADKEITK; this is encoded by the coding sequence ATGAAAAAAGACAGAACTGTTACGGACGATCAGTTAAGAGCTTTCCTCGAGTCTCTAACGCGATTCAAGGAAGGAGTTGGCCTTGGCCCGAACGCCACTCAGGTCCAAGTAGCCGACAAACTAGGCATTCGCCAATCTTCCATTTCAGACGCCAAAAGAAGAGCAAGCATGCCTTCGGAGTGGCTTCTTAAAGCTCTTGAAGTAAGTGGAATGAACCCGAAGTGGATACGCTCAGGAGAAGGAGCAAAGTTCTTGGTACCTTCTGATGATCCGGAATGCACTGTGGAAGAAAAGAAGCAGGATGTTAATGAAGTGCTCGAAGCTCTAAAAAAGCACTTCCCTACTGGGACTACGATTGAGGTAAACTACAAATTAACGTGCGTAGGAGCTGACAAGGAGATTACTAAATGA
- a CDS encoding TrbC/VirB2 family protein, whose translation MKSLFPMNKTNLLCLLTIGLILVPEMAFASKAIEEFSTPFETIVGTITGPVGRWVSIAAFATSGIAFISKKESLDGGFKILLNVVFAISCIAFAGTIVNSVFTFQGAVL comes from the coding sequence ATGAAAAGCCTTTTTCCAATGAATAAAACGAACCTACTATGTTTGTTAACAATAGGGTTGATACTTGTTCCAGAAATGGCGTTTGCATCAAAAGCAATCGAAGAGTTTAGTACCCCTTTTGAGACAATTGTTGGCACCATTACAGGACCTGTTGGACGCTGGGTTTCTATTGCTGCGTTTGCGACTTCTGGGATTGCTTTCATATCGAAAAAAGAAAGCCTCGATGGAGGTTTCAAGATACTTTTGAACGTTGTTTTCGCCATCTCATGCATTGCATTCGCAGGAACCATTGTTAATAGCGTTTTCACTTTTCAAGGGGCGGTCCTGTGA
- the trbG gene encoding P-type conjugative transfer protein TrbG — MNRIIFISFCLVLLTCSSVSAAPEAEPQGLMNKVFAQHSPTPVNNAGGNRKELKEVAINQPAPDYISKTTVSLNAKEWKALTLSKEWMNRKINPIMLSNGKVVYVFGATLPTIICTPLMASDLELQPGENVNDVIVGDTARWIVVVAQSGVPGRESTHIVIKPLDAGLVTTAVITTDRRTYHLKLISRRKGYTPYVAFIYPEDQEKVLKASLKKKRRKDSWETTEIEGASTDLSKLDFSYSITGDDAEWKPMRVYNDGIRTFIQLPRTSTQTEIPVLLVEKAGEEAIVNYRVKGNAMIVDEIFEKAILVAGTGMDQEKVEIKRLEDK; from the coding sequence ATGAACCGAATTATTTTCATATCATTCTGCCTTGTTTTACTGACTTGTAGCTCTGTCTCGGCAGCACCAGAGGCAGAACCACAAGGATTAATGAACAAAGTTTTTGCACAACACAGTCCTACTCCTGTGAACAATGCAGGAGGGAATCGCAAAGAGCTAAAAGAAGTGGCAATTAACCAACCCGCGCCGGACTATATCAGCAAAACGACCGTTAGTCTGAACGCGAAAGAATGGAAAGCCTTAACACTTTCCAAAGAATGGATGAATAGAAAAATCAACCCGATAATGCTGAGCAACGGCAAAGTTGTTTATGTATTCGGAGCCACTCTGCCGACTATAATATGTACGCCGCTTATGGCTTCAGATCTAGAGCTTCAGCCCGGTGAAAACGTCAATGATGTCATTGTCGGTGATACAGCAAGATGGATTGTTGTTGTCGCTCAGTCAGGTGTGCCGGGACGCGAAAGCACTCACATTGTGATTAAACCTCTTGATGCAGGACTTGTCACAACAGCAGTTATCACCACTGACCGCAGAACTTACCATCTTAAGCTGATATCCCGCAGAAAGGGCTACACCCCGTATGTGGCGTTCATCTATCCAGAAGATCAGGAAAAAGTACTCAAAGCCAGTCTGAAAAAGAAACGGCGTAAAGACTCATGGGAAACAACTGAAATAGAAGGAGCCTCCACAGATCTATCCAAGCTTGATTTCAGCTACTCCATAACGGGAGATGATGCAGAGTGGAAGCCAATGCGAGTCTACAATGACGGAATTAGAACCTTCATTCAGCTCCCCAGAACATCCACACAAACTGAAATTCCTGTCCTGCTTGTTGAGAAAGCTGGCGAGGAAGCAATCGTTAATTACAGGGTCAAAGGCAACGCCATGATCGTGGATGAGATCTTTGAAAAAGCAATTCTAGTCGCCGGTACAGGCATGGATCAGGAAAAAGTTGAAATCAAAAGATTGGAGGACAAATGA
- a CDS encoding type IV secretion system protein has translation MPKGNDAPYLAAKEEWFERYGSYITSRNHWRNATLGLIVICVLCLTANVLQISKNKVVPYVVEVDKLGHTVAVKRADSVGDVSGRIIQAEVANLIVNWRTVTADIGLQEKMVTKTSSFVTGAARGTVRSWYESNSPYERGRKILVEVDIKGIPLPVSSESWRIAWLETIRNHGGVAMSSTKYEATLKVRISPPTTDSQIIRNPVGVYITELSWAKLLEQ, from the coding sequence ATGCCTAAGGGAAACGATGCTCCATACCTTGCCGCCAAAGAAGAATGGTTTGAGCGGTATGGCAGCTATATAACAAGCCGCAACCACTGGAGAAATGCCACGCTGGGCCTTATCGTAATCTGCGTTCTTTGCCTAACTGCAAACGTCTTGCAAATATCGAAGAACAAAGTTGTGCCTTATGTGGTTGAGGTCGACAAGCTTGGTCACACTGTAGCGGTAAAACGAGCAGACAGTGTGGGCGATGTATCTGGCAGAATAATTCAGGCTGAAGTTGCAAACCTGATTGTAAACTGGCGCACAGTTACAGCTGACATTGGACTTCAAGAAAAGATGGTCACTAAGACATCTTCATTTGTCACCGGCGCAGCGCGCGGAACTGTCCGCTCCTGGTACGAAAGCAACAGCCCTTACGAGCGAGGCCGCAAGATTCTCGTTGAAGTTGATATTAAAGGAATCCCCCTTCCAGTCAGCTCTGAAAGCTGGCGCATTGCATGGCTCGAGACTATCCGAAACCATGGAGGTGTAGCCATGTCCAGCACTAAATATGAAGCGACACTTAAGGTTCGCATTTCTCCCCCAACAACAGACAGCCAAATTATCAGGAATCCTGTCGGTGTTTATATCACTGAATTGTCCTGGGCAAAACTTCTTGAACAATAG
- a CDS encoding VirB4 family type IV secretion/conjugal transfer ATPase, translated as MINLKDYRDSAKGLPDLLPYAAMISNGVLLCKNGSLMAGWKFRSQDTASSTEEELATVSGRVNNALKALESGWMLHVEAVRSPATKYPHAGTSFFPDFVTRAIEDERRKMFESAGTFYATETFLIVTYKPELIGQKLDNFAYANFSESNLLEKTVNKFLTVIRELEDSLSLSMYLKGLTDYTVEDEHGNSEIRSELLSFLNKCITGNDHSIVLPRTPMYLDALIGSQDLIGGLQPQIGEKYIKVIALDGLPQESWPSMLSCFEALPIEYRFSSRFICMDQYEALAELDKYRKTWQQQIIKFWDGMFNNPSAKENIDAVNMTADAEGAIAEIQDGFVGAGFYTANIIMFSEDLQKLEDNTRELRRMIQGRGFSCRIETINTLEAWLGSHPGNSFSNIRRPIINTMNLADLLPLATIWAGRKHNPSDKFPPSSPPLMYCATDGSTPFRMNLHVSDIGHTLVFGPTGAGKSTLLSIIAAQFRRYPKATIFAFDKGRSMLPLCKGAGGSHYEIAGEDSKLAFAPLQHLDSDAEQSWAEAWIENLATLQGLTVLPAHRNAIHVAMNLIRENPENLRSLTDFYHALQNDELRDAIKHYTNQGSMGMLLDSATDDLGISDFMVFEIEELMNLGDKNLIPVLLYLFHRIERALTGQPALLILDEAWIMLGHKVFKEQIREWLKVLRKANCAVVLATQSLSDAVRSGILDVLMESCPTKIFLPNPSAIQEAQYNMYQGLGLNSRQIQIVASSTPKRDYYIVSPEGRRLIELALGPVALSFAASSDKTSLARIKELSAKHEDWPQIWLDERRGDFR; from the coding sequence ATGATTAATCTCAAAGACTATCGAGACTCTGCAAAAGGACTTCCTGACTTACTGCCATATGCAGCAATGATTAGTAATGGAGTTCTGCTTTGCAAAAATGGATCTCTCATGGCTGGTTGGAAGTTCCGGTCGCAGGATACAGCCTCAAGTACTGAAGAGGAACTGGCGACAGTAAGCGGTAGAGTTAATAACGCGCTGAAAGCATTAGAATCAGGCTGGATGCTCCACGTTGAAGCTGTCCGCTCTCCTGCCACAAAATATCCACATGCCGGAACCAGTTTTTTCCCTGACTTTGTCACTCGAGCTATTGAGGATGAACGGAGAAAAATGTTTGAATCCGCAGGAACGTTCTATGCTACCGAAACCTTCCTAATAGTCACCTACAAACCTGAATTAATAGGACAAAAGCTTGACAATTTTGCATATGCAAACTTTTCAGAAAGCAATCTACTTGAAAAAACAGTGAATAAATTTCTAACGGTAATCCGAGAACTAGAAGATTCACTTTCGCTTTCTATGTACCTAAAAGGACTCACAGACTACACAGTTGAAGATGAGCATGGAAATTCAGAAATTCGCTCTGAACTACTGTCATTTCTTAATAAGTGCATTACGGGGAACGATCATTCCATCGTGCTTCCACGCACACCAATGTACTTAGATGCCCTGATTGGCAGTCAAGATCTGATTGGAGGATTACAGCCTCAAATCGGCGAGAAATATATAAAGGTTATCGCGCTAGACGGACTTCCACAGGAAAGCTGGCCATCAATGCTGAGTTGCTTTGAGGCACTGCCTATTGAGTACCGATTTTCAAGTCGCTTTATTTGCATGGATCAATATGAAGCTCTCGCGGAATTGGATAAATATAGAAAGACTTGGCAGCAACAGATTATAAAATTCTGGGATGGAATGTTCAATAATCCCAGTGCAAAGGAAAACATTGATGCGGTCAACATGACGGCAGACGCTGAAGGAGCAATAGCGGAAATTCAAGACGGGTTTGTTGGAGCAGGTTTTTATACCGCAAACATTATTATGTTTAGCGAAGATCTCCAAAAACTAGAAGATAACACTAGAGAATTACGCCGCATGATTCAAGGCCGTGGATTTTCGTGCCGTATTGAAACTATCAATACCCTTGAAGCATGGCTTGGCTCTCACCCTGGCAATTCCTTTTCAAACATACGCAGACCAATCATTAATACAATGAATCTGGCTGATCTGCTCCCATTGGCGACAATATGGGCAGGCAGAAAACATAACCCCTCTGACAAATTTCCACCGTCATCCCCTCCTCTAATGTACTGTGCGACTGATGGTTCAACACCTTTCCGAATGAACCTTCATGTGAGCGACATTGGCCACACATTGGTTTTTGGGCCGACGGGAGCGGGTAAATCAACTCTCCTGTCAATAATTGCTGCTCAATTTAGAAGATATCCCAAAGCAACAATTTTTGCCTTTGACAAAGGAAGATCCATGTTGCCCCTCTGCAAAGGAGCTGGAGGATCTCACTATGAAATTGCTGGCGAGGATTCAAAACTTGCCTTTGCGCCCCTTCAACACCTTGATTCAGATGCAGAACAAAGCTGGGCTGAAGCATGGATCGAAAATCTAGCTACTTTGCAAGGGCTTACTGTCCTCCCTGCCCATCGAAATGCGATCCACGTTGCTATGAACCTCATCAGGGAAAACCCTGAAAACTTAAGATCGTTAACAGACTTTTACCATGCCCTTCAGAACGATGAACTTCGGGATGCTATCAAACACTACACTAATCAAGGTTCAATGGGGATGCTACTTGATTCTGCTACTGATGACCTTGGAATATCCGACTTCATGGTGTTCGAAATTGAAGAACTCATGAATCTCGGGGACAAGAACCTTATTCCGGTTCTTCTTTATCTTTTCCATCGCATTGAAAGGGCTCTCACAGGGCAACCAGCTTTACTGATTCTTGATGAAGCATGGATAATGCTTGGTCACAAAGTTTTTAAGGAACAGATTCGGGAATGGCTCAAAGTTTTACGTAAAGCCAACTGTGCAGTTGTACTTGCTACGCAGTCTTTGTCTGATGCTGTCCGGTCTGGAATTCTTGATGTTCTTATGGAGTCATGCCCAACCAAAATTTTCCTGCCAAACCCTTCAGCAATTCAAGAAGCGCAATACAATATGTATCAAGGTTTAGGACTCAACTCTCGTCAGATACAGATCGTCGCATCTTCTACTCCCAAGAGAGATTACTACATAGTTTCCCCTGAAGGGCGCAGGCTGATTGAATTGGCCTTAGGTCCTGTGGCCTTATCTTTTGCTGCTTCTTCGGACAAGACCAGCCTTGCACGTATCAAAGAACTTTCAGCAAAACATGAAGACTGGCCTCAGATATGGCTAGATGAACGAAGAGGAGATTTCCGATGA
- a CDS encoding nucleotide-binding protein, which yields MATIHMILQGKGGVGKSLIASLITQYLLESGKDVSCVDTDPVNATFAGYKKFNVTALDIMNGNDIDPRRFDTLVELMLALPEDSQMVIDNGAATFVPLASYLADNNVFELLRESGHQVNIHTVVTGGQALPDTLSGLNSLLKAFEVPIYIWLNGYFGQINLKGKSFEEFKVYKDNIDRLAALIHLPQKKKETFGRDLEDLLTNKMTFQQAQESTLPIMTRQRLSMIWTEIKQVISACDM from the coding sequence ATGGCGACTATCCACATGATTTTACAGGGCAAAGGCGGCGTAGGAAAAAGCCTGATTGCCAGCCTTATTACTCAGTACCTTTTGGAATCTGGAAAGGACGTCAGTTGCGTTGATACTGACCCGGTTAACGCGACCTTTGCAGGATACAAAAAATTCAATGTAACTGCATTGGACATTATGAACGGCAACGACATTGATCCCAGACGCTTTGACACTCTGGTTGAACTCATGCTGGCTCTTCCTGAAGACTCACAAATGGTCATTGATAATGGAGCCGCCACCTTCGTTCCCTTAGCTAGCTACCTTGCTGACAACAACGTATTTGAACTGCTCCGCGAAAGCGGCCATCAGGTAAATATCCACACGGTTGTTACCGGCGGCCAAGCCCTACCTGATACACTGAGTGGCTTAAACTCTCTACTGAAAGCTTTTGAAGTGCCTATCTACATATGGCTCAATGGATACTTTGGTCAGATCAACCTCAAGGGCAAAAGCTTTGAAGAATTCAAAGTTTATAAAGACAATATAGATCGACTTGCCGCATTGATCCACCTTCCCCAGAAAAAGAAAGAAACATTTGGTCGAGATCTGGAAGATCTACTGACGAATAAAATGACCTTTCAGCAAGCTCAAGAAAGCACTCTGCCTATAATGACAAGGCAGCGCCTGAGCATGATATGGACTGAAATCAAACAAGTCATCTCAGCCTGTGACATGTAG
- the trbD gene encoding conjugal transfer protein TrbD, protein MRKVPIHRSLHRPSLVMGAERDLLMYSALISMLVGIGGLTILSATAGFLFWLVTVFILRQLAKKDPQMSKIWRRLYHQQDFYPARSTTFRS, encoded by the coding sequence GTGAGAAAGGTTCCTATTCACAGATCGCTTCATCGCCCATCACTCGTCATGGGAGCTGAGCGGGATCTTTTAATGTACTCAGCATTAATCTCCATGCTTGTTGGAATTGGAGGCTTAACGATCCTATCCGCTACTGCCGGATTCCTTTTTTGGCTGGTAACTGTGTTCATACTTAGACAATTGGCAAAAAAAGACCCCCAAATGTCCAAGATATGGAGAAGGCTTTATCACCAACAAGATTTTTACCCTGCCCGCTCAACAACTTTCCGTTCATAG